Genomic segment of Candidatus Cloacimonadota bacterium:
TCTCGCTGTTTTGGGAAAAACCAACTCATTGGTATATGTTTTTATCCCGTATTGACCGGAAACTCTCAGATGACCCTTATCATCCAGAAAAAATTGAGAATAATAAGGGACTCCCGGATTAAGATTTATTGGTAAGATCGTGATCGATTTTCCCGAAATACCAATTGTTACCTCTTTTGCTGTCAGTAATCCGATCAAACCTTCTTTTTCATTTTCCGGACTATAAAAGCTTCCGGTAACACTTTCTTTTGCATAACCGTATCGCATTGTTTCAATGGCATTAAAAAGTTCTTCCTGAAGTTGTGTATATAATTGTATTTCCTGGTAAGTTGTAACAAAATTCGTGATAGCAAAAGTCAGGATAACAATAACGAGGATAGAAAGGGGAAGAGCTACAACTAATTCTGCTAAGGAGTAACCATTCTGTTTTTTTAATCTGATCATAATGTAAATTTTCTATAATAGTCTTCTCTTAAAACTACCTCTTTTTGCTCTGTTGTGTGTGGATTAAAGAATGAAGAAGAAGCTTCTTGCCATCTAACAGTAATCGTTACTTTATCATAGACAACATAAGGAGCGATTTCCAAGTCGGAATGAGTAGTTTTCGAAGGAGACATGACTTGAGCCCAGAGAGGATTTCCATCTCTTTCATCCAGTATAACCTGCCCTGA
This window contains:
- a CDS encoding type II secretion system protein is translated as MIRLKKQNGYSLAELVVALPLSILVIVILTFAITNFVTTYQEIQLYTQLQEELFNAIETMRYGYAKESVTGSFYSPENEKEGLIGLLTAKEVTIGISGKSITILPINLNPGVPYYSQFFLDDKGHLRVSGQYGIKTYTNELVFPKTARKIGGDQQFKILELFFVPKKVVNNKIYMLGIEIKARVRFREKLESQSLEEDTQVNTKTITYKTSVYLANSGSQD